The following are encoded in a window of Sphaerisporangium siamense genomic DNA:
- a CDS encoding phosphotriesterase family protein, whose amino-acid sequence MSSIDSSAEAVRTDVPQGVVVTVTGEVAPGSLGVVLPHEHLLSDFGTPGDSAEAWEAVGRVRPTAAGRLRLYEAPLTMDLLGEIGLGAPNRDDWLLGDQDLAARELAAFKAAGGGTLVDVTSAGLGRDPAGLRRVSEASGVAVVMGTGWYHPAWVRGRLLAREAGQADGPAASGDHVPDVERLTEEIVRDLTEGVDGVRAGIIGEIAALDPDEPAERAVLVAAARASAATGAAISIDRSEAAATQQRVLDVLAGEGADLTRVAVGHCDALSSSPDALEPLLARGVYVQFDQLGRLPTVLSVSDDQDVAAAVVELARRGHAGRLLLSQDVSAKSHLHAYGGGGYGFLLRQFVPFLKMLGADDALIEAVTTANPRRLLTIPTPKADS is encoded by the coding sequence GTGTCCAGTATCGACTCCAGTGCAGAGGCCGTGCGGACGGATGTGCCGCAGGGAGTGGTCGTCACCGTCACCGGTGAGGTGGCGCCGGGTTCGCTCGGCGTCGTGCTTCCCCATGAGCATCTTCTGAGTGATTTCGGCACGCCCGGTGATTCCGCCGAGGCGTGGGAGGCCGTGGGGCGGGTCCGGCCCACCGCCGCCGGTCGGCTTCGGCTGTACGAGGCGCCGCTGACCATGGACCTGCTCGGTGAGATCGGCCTCGGCGCGCCCAACAGGGACGACTGGCTGCTCGGGGACCAGGACCTCGCCGCCCGCGAGCTCGCCGCGTTCAAGGCGGCAGGCGGCGGCACGCTCGTGGACGTCACGAGCGCCGGCCTCGGACGGGACCCGGCCGGGCTGCGCCGCGTCTCCGAGGCGAGCGGCGTGGCCGTCGTCATGGGCACGGGGTGGTACCACCCGGCATGGGTACGAGGACGCCTGCTCGCCCGCGAAGCCGGTCAGGCGGACGGCCCCGCTGCGTCCGGCGACCACGTGCCGGACGTCGAGCGCCTCACCGAAGAGATCGTCCGGGACCTCACCGAGGGCGTGGACGGGGTGCGGGCGGGGATCATCGGGGAGATCGCGGCCCTCGACCCGGACGAGCCCGCCGAGCGCGCGGTGCTGGTCGCGGCGGCGCGGGCGTCGGCGGCCACCGGCGCGGCGATCTCGATCGACCGTTCCGAGGCCGCCGCCACGCAGCAGCGCGTCCTGGACGTGCTGGCCGGCGAGGGCGCCGACCTCACCCGCGTCGCGGTCGGGCACTGCGACGCCCTGTCCTCCAGCCCGGACGCGCTGGAACCGCTCCTCGCGCGCGGGGTGTACGTGCAGTTCGACCAGCTCGGACGGCTTCCCACGGTGCTGAGCGTGTCCGACGACCAGGACGTCGCCGCCGCCGTGGTGGAACTGGCCCGCCGCGGCCACGCCGGCCGCCTCCTGCTCTCACAGGACGTGTCCGCCAAGTCGCACCTCCACGCGTACGGCGGTGGCGGCTACGGCTTCCTCCTCCGGCAGTTCGTCCCGTTCCTGAAGATGCTCGGAGCCGACGACGCGCTCATCGAGGCCGTCACCACCGCCAACCCGAGGCGACTCCTCACCATCCCGACCCCGAAGGCAGACTCGTGA
- a CDS encoding phosphotriesterase family protein: protein MSRYPFEIPDIAGKALTVTGPVDPSTLGQTLMHEHVFVDLRRPPRFRRPGEDSAEAAEPLTLASLARTRHGTPNADNDMMGDFDELLPEVLAFAHAGGGTIVEVSSIGIGRDPEGLLRLSRASGLNIVMGGGWYTPVFHPVDMDERGVDELADIIVRDIVVGADGTGVRSGIIGEVAAETAPLTDNELKSVRASARAGRITGAPITFHVGGRGEDKFQVLDIVEEEGVAPSSVVFGHAGEILTNPSLGERLLKRGVFVEFDFLASPGSPWGHLFLTSDHKTARGIADLVEQGYARQIVLGHDVCMKIQLKKYGGKGYDYISRHFLPALRRLGVSDEAIHTIMVENPARALTFAKPA from the coding sequence GTGAGCCGCTACCCCTTCGAGATCCCGGACATCGCCGGCAAGGCTCTCACCGTCACGGGCCCCGTGGACCCGTCGACGCTGGGGCAGACGCTCATGCACGAGCACGTCTTCGTCGACCTGCGACGGCCGCCGCGGTTCCGCCGTCCCGGCGAGGACTCCGCCGAGGCCGCCGAGCCGCTGACGCTGGCCTCCCTTGCGCGCACCCGCCACGGCACGCCCAACGCCGACAACGACATGATGGGCGACTTCGACGAGCTGCTCCCGGAGGTGCTGGCCTTCGCGCACGCCGGCGGCGGCACGATCGTCGAGGTCTCCTCCATCGGGATCGGCAGGGACCCCGAGGGCCTCCTGCGGCTCTCCCGGGCGAGCGGCCTCAACATCGTCATGGGCGGAGGCTGGTACACCCCCGTCTTCCACCCGGTGGACATGGACGAGCGCGGTGTGGACGAGCTCGCCGACATCATCGTGCGGGACATCGTCGTCGGGGCCGACGGGACCGGCGTGCGCTCGGGCATCATCGGCGAGGTCGCCGCGGAGACGGCGCCGCTGACCGACAACGAGCTCAAGAGCGTGCGCGCGAGCGCACGGGCCGGCAGGATCACCGGCGCTCCCATCACCTTCCACGTGGGAGGCAGGGGCGAGGACAAGTTCCAGGTGCTCGACATCGTGGAGGAGGAGGGCGTCGCGCCGTCCAGCGTCGTCTTCGGGCACGCCGGGGAGATCCTGACGAACCCGTCGCTCGGCGAGCGCCTCCTCAAGCGCGGCGTCTTCGTTGAGTTCGACTTCCTGGCCTCGCCCGGCAGCCCCTGGGGCCACCTGTTCCTCACCAGCGACCACAAGACCGCCCGAGGCATCGCGGACCTGGTCGAACAGGGCTACGCACGCCAGATCGTGCTCGGCCACGACGTGTGCATGAAGATCCAGCTCAAGAAGTACGGCGGCAAGGGGTACGACTACATCTCCCGCCACTTCCTGCCGGCGCTGCGCCGCCTCGGCGTCTCCGACGAGGCCATCCACACGATCATGGTGGAGAACCCGGCCCGGGCGCTGACCTTCGCCAAGCCCGCCTGA
- a CDS encoding choice-of-anchor I family protein: protein MHPRNLLRPAVATTTALSLALAVAPARADARDGDRRGGHDAAISLSFLGRFATGAAGTGASEITAYDAATRRVFVVNAQDGTIDVLDISDPRAPRKVTSLAASGANSVAVRDGLVAVARQAESKTAPGTVTLFRARTGQKLKDFTVGALPDMVTFSPDGRRLVVANEGEPASYCEGAADDPEGSVSVIDLRRGVVRTAGFHAFDGQADRLRAAGVRVSGPGASVARDLEPEYVTIEGDTAWVTLQENNAVAIVDLDRAKVERIVPLGLKDWGAAGIDASDKDGKIDIRPRPGLKGLYMPDAIAHFRSRGRTYLVTANEGDGRDWPCHADEARVKSLNLSAAAFPDAARLKKDEELGRLNVVTDSPKDASGAYTELHALGGRSISVRSESGDLVWDSGDELERLIARELPAEFNADNEENGSFDGRSDNKGPEPEGVAVGQVGGRTYAFAGLERVGGVVAYDLSDPRRPVLAGYLNTRDFAGSVEDGTAGDVGPEGVLFVPAADSPTRRPLLVVGHEVSGTTAVYEIR, encoded by the coding sequence ATGCACCCCAGGAACCTTCTTCGGCCGGCCGTGGCCACGACGACGGCACTCTCGCTCGCCCTCGCGGTCGCCCCCGCGCGCGCGGACGCCCGGGACGGCGACCGGCGGGGCGGCCACGACGCGGCGATCAGCCTGAGCTTCCTCGGCCGGTTCGCCACCGGCGCGGCCGGCACCGGGGCGTCGGAGATCACCGCCTACGACGCCGCGACCCGGCGGGTGTTCGTGGTGAACGCCCAGGACGGCACGATCGACGTCCTCGACATCAGCGACCCGCGCGCCCCGCGCAAGGTCACCTCGCTGGCCGCCTCCGGCGCCAACAGCGTCGCGGTGCGGGACGGCCTGGTCGCCGTGGCCCGGCAGGCGGAGAGCAAGACGGCCCCGGGGACGGTCACGCTGTTCCGGGCGCGCACGGGCCAGAAGCTTAAGGACTTCACCGTCGGCGCGCTGCCCGACATGGTGACGTTCAGCCCGGACGGACGCCGGCTCGTCGTCGCCAACGAAGGCGAGCCCGCGTCCTACTGCGAGGGCGCCGCCGACGACCCTGAGGGGTCGGTCAGCGTCATCGACCTGCGCCGGGGCGTCGTGCGCACCGCCGGCTTCCACGCCTTCGACGGCCAGGCGGACCGGCTGCGCGCCGCGGGGGTGCGCGTCTCGGGGCCGGGCGCGAGCGTGGCGCGGGACCTGGAGCCCGAGTACGTCACGATCGAGGGCGACACCGCGTGGGTGACGCTGCAGGAGAACAACGCGGTGGCGATCGTCGACCTCGACCGCGCGAAGGTCGAGCGCATCGTGCCGCTGGGCCTGAAGGACTGGGGCGCGGCCGGCATTGACGCCTCCGACAAGGACGGCAAGATCGACATCCGGCCCCGCCCGGGGCTGAAGGGCCTGTACATGCCCGACGCGATCGCGCACTTCCGCTCGCGGGGCCGCACCTACCTGGTCACGGCCAACGAGGGCGACGGGCGCGACTGGCCCTGCCACGCGGACGAGGCCCGGGTCAAGAGCCTGAACCTGTCCGCGGCGGCGTTCCCCGACGCGGCCCGGCTCAAGAAGGACGAGGAGCTCGGCCGTCTCAACGTGGTCACCGACTCGCCCAAGGACGCCTCCGGCGCGTACACCGAGCTGCACGCCCTGGGCGGCCGGTCGATCTCCGTGCGCTCCGAGAGCGGCGACCTCGTGTGGGACTCGGGGGACGAGCTCGAACGCCTGATCGCCCGCGAGCTGCCCGCCGAGTTCAACGCCGACAACGAGGAGAACGGCTCCTTCGACGGTCGGAGCGACAACAAGGGGCCCGAGCCCGAGGGCGTCGCGGTCGGCCAGGTCGGCGGGCGGACCTACGCGTTCGCCGGGCTGGAGCGGGTGGGCGGCGTCGTCGCCTACGACCTGTCCGACCCGCGCCGCCCCGTCCTGGCCGGCTACCTCAACACCCGCGACTTCGCCGGGTCGGTCGAGGACGGCACCGCGGGCGACGTCGGCCCCGAAGGCGTGCTGTTCGTCCCCGCCGCCGACAGCCCGACCCGCCGGCCGCTGCTCGTCGTCGGCCACGAGGTGAGCGGCACCACCGCCGTCTACGAGATCCGCTGA
- a CDS encoding ATP-binding protein yields the protein MYRDQEIAMVRGSRTDPGLEMASLLRALRDQAGISVREMERRSRDRRGRNGRAAPGLSKTTVSALIHQEKPTWPTREQFDAFVDTCLTHARAHGRDLPTYLGDAAGLGRRYAELSTRRARQVGRPPAAASPATVPRQLPPAIGGFVGRSREMAELTALLSPEDARPSSVVIAAVSGSPGVGKTALALHWAHLVRDAFPDGSLYVNLRGGDRDALAPEDVLEGFLRALNVAKDGIPPLLDDRARLYRSLLDKRRTLVVLDNAASVHQVRPLLPASPGSMAIVTSRTRLTGLIVQEGAHPLPVDLLSAAEAHELLRQIVGTERTAAEPEAVAEIARMCACLPLALRIAAERIAIHPHDGLADLAAELAVEQERLGVLETEDVSVRTAFALSYQDLPEEAARLFRLLALHPGPDISTQAAEALAGLGPAETRRRLDRLTQAHLLEETGKGRYRFHDLLRCYAREVLAEERERAADADGEHRRAEDRLIAWYAHSAAAVSRMLAPSPAAYQPALAPPPAGCRPERFDDHAGALRWCDAERANLVAATRRAAERGGHEAWQIPVTLMFACYLGAYVVADWMALLEPALPAVRRAGEPNGEGVILFSLGLVHWQAHRFDESVACFQKAAGLWRATGYRWGEGSALHKLAETYALQQRFEEAERLFRRVLATAEELGEQWGRGNVLVGLGNLCKSTGRTDEAIAYLNEALTTYRDTRPDLVGNGAALIGLGDVHQSLGRHDRAIDYYRLALTSSHAGGSRDNEVRTLFRLGESLFHDGQAEEAYRVLSEAMAIFDELGDPRADSARDLIQKIQAGDGPPPAGGGP from the coding sequence ATGTACCGAGACCAGGAGATCGCGATGGTCAGGGGCAGCAGAACCGATCCCGGTCTTGAGATGGCGAGCCTGCTGCGCGCGCTGCGCGACCAGGCCGGCATCAGCGTCCGCGAGATGGAACGGCGCAGCCGCGACCGCCGCGGCAGGAACGGCCGCGCGGCCCCCGGCCTGTCCAAGACCACGGTCAGCGCGCTGATCCACCAGGAGAAGCCCACCTGGCCCACCCGCGAGCAGTTCGACGCGTTCGTGGACACCTGCCTCACCCACGCGCGGGCGCACGGCCGCGACCTGCCCACGTACCTGGGCGACGCCGCAGGGCTCGGCCGGCGCTACGCCGAGCTGAGCACGCGCCGGGCCCGTCAGGTGGGACGCCCGCCCGCCGCCGCGTCCCCCGCCACCGTGCCCCGCCAGCTCCCGCCGGCCATCGGCGGGTTCGTCGGCAGAAGCCGCGAGATGGCCGAGCTCACGGCTCTGCTGAGCCCCGAGGACGCCCGCCCGTCGTCGGTCGTGATCGCCGCGGTCTCCGGCAGCCCCGGAGTCGGCAAGACCGCGCTCGCGCTGCACTGGGCGCACCTGGTCCGCGACGCGTTCCCCGACGGAAGCCTGTACGTCAACCTGCGCGGCGGCGACCGGGACGCGCTCGCGCCCGAGGACGTCCTCGAAGGGTTCCTCCGCGCGCTGAACGTGGCCAAGGACGGCATCCCGCCCCTGCTGGACGACCGGGCGCGCCTGTACCGCTCGCTGCTGGACAAACGCCGCACGCTCGTCGTGCTGGACAACGCGGCGTCCGTCCACCAGGTGCGGCCGCTGCTCCCGGCGTCCCCCGGATCCATGGCGATCGTCACCAGCCGCACCCGGCTGACCGGCCTCATCGTGCAGGAGGGCGCGCACCCCCTTCCGGTGGACCTGCTGTCGGCGGCCGAGGCGCACGAGCTGCTGCGGCAGATCGTGGGCACCGAACGTACGGCGGCCGAGCCGGAGGCCGTCGCCGAGATCGCCCGGATGTGCGCCTGCCTGCCGCTCGCGCTGCGCATCGCGGCCGAGCGCATCGCGATACACCCGCACGACGGGCTCGCCGACCTGGCCGCCGAACTGGCCGTGGAGCAGGAACGCCTCGGCGTGCTGGAGACCGAGGACGTGTCGGTGCGCACCGCGTTCGCCCTGTCCTATCAGGACCTGCCCGAGGAGGCCGCCCGGCTGTTCCGGCTGCTCGCCCTCCACCCGGGCCCCGACATCAGCACCCAGGCGGCCGAGGCGCTGGCCGGGCTCGGCCCGGCCGAGACCCGGCGGCGCCTCGACAGGCTGACCCAAGCCCACTTGCTGGAGGAGACCGGCAAGGGCAGGTACCGCTTCCACGACCTGCTGCGCTGTTACGCCCGTGAGGTCCTGGCCGAGGAGCGCGAGCGCGCGGCCGACGCGGACGGGGAGCACCGGCGGGCCGAGGACCGGCTCATCGCCTGGTACGCGCACTCGGCGGCCGCGGTCAGCCGCATGCTGGCCCCGTCTCCCGCCGCCTACCAGCCCGCACTGGCCCCGCCGCCGGCCGGGTGCCGTCCGGAACGCTTCGACGACCACGCCGGCGCGCTGCGGTGGTGCGACGCGGAACGGGCCAACCTCGTCGCCGCGACGCGGCGTGCCGCCGAGAGGGGCGGGCACGAGGCCTGGCAGATCCCCGTCACGCTGATGTTCGCCTGCTACCTGGGCGCGTACGTGGTGGCCGACTGGATGGCCCTGCTGGAGCCCGCGCTGCCCGCCGTACGGCGGGCCGGGGAGCCGAACGGCGAGGGGGTGATCCTCTTCAGCCTCGGCCTCGTCCACTGGCAGGCCCATCGGTTCGACGAGAGCGTCGCCTGCTTCCAGAAGGCGGCCGGACTGTGGCGGGCCACCGGCTACCGCTGGGGTGAGGGCAGCGCCCTGCACAAACTGGCGGAGACCTACGCGCTGCAGCAGCGCTTCGAGGAGGCGGAACGCCTGTTCCGGAGGGTCCTGGCCACCGCGGAGGAGCTCGGTGAGCAGTGGGGCCGCGGCAATGTCCTGGTGGGCCTCGGGAACCTGTGCAAGAGCACGGGCAGGACGGACGAAGCCATCGCCTACCTCAACGAGGCGCTGACCACCTACCGCGACACCCGGCCCGACCTGGTGGGCAACGGAGCCGCCCTGATCGGCCTCGGCGACGTCCACCAGAGCCTCGGACGGCACGACCGCGCCATCGACTACTACCGTCTGGCCCTGACCAGCAGCCACGCCGGAGGTAGCAGGGACAACGAGGTACGGACCCTCTTTCGCCTCGGCGAGAGCCTCTTCCACGACGGCCAGGCCGAGGAGGCGTACCGGGTACTGTCGGAGGCGATGGCGATCTTCGACGAGCTCGGCGATCCGCGGGCCGACTCGGCCCGCGACCTGATCCAGAAGATCCAGGCCGGGGACGGGCCGCCTCCGGCGGGCGGCGGCCCGTGA
- a CDS encoding isocitrate lyase/PEP mutase family protein: MTFRELHHGDRPLILPNAWDVPSALAFLDAGFPAIGTTSFGVAAGLGRPDGERATARAGLALARALARLPCPVSVDIEDGYADDPGQVAAYAAELVSAGVAGVNIEDSGTEGLVAPAAHAAKVAAIKRRCPGLFVNARVDTYWLGEDATVGATLDRAAAYVAAGADGIFVPGAAEPSVIAALAEGIPVPLNVLAVPGLSAGETARLGVRRVSTGSLPYRAALDAAVGAATAVRDGRAVPAATPYADAQARLVRYAARGGDAAG, translated from the coding sequence ATGACCTTCCGCGAACTCCACCACGGCGACCGGCCGCTGATCCTGCCCAACGCCTGGGACGTGCCGTCCGCGCTCGCCTTCCTGGACGCGGGCTTTCCGGCCATCGGCACGACCAGCTTCGGCGTCGCCGCCGGCCTCGGCCGCCCGGACGGCGAGCGGGCGACCGCGCGGGCCGGCCTCGCGCTCGCCCGCGCTCTCGCCCGCCTCCCCTGCCCCGTCAGCGTGGACATCGAGGACGGCTACGCCGACGACCCCGGCCAGGTCGCCGCGTACGCCGCCGAGCTGGTCTCGGCCGGCGTGGCGGGCGTCAACATCGAGGACAGCGGCACGGAGGGGCTGGTCGCGCCCGCGGCGCACGCCGCGAAGGTCGCCGCGATCAAACGGCGGTGCCCCGGCCTGTTCGTGAACGCCCGCGTCGACACGTACTGGCTCGGCGAGGACGCCACGGTCGGCGCCACGCTCGACCGCGCGGCGGCCTACGTCGCGGCCGGCGCGGACGGGATCTTCGTCCCCGGCGCGGCGGAGCCGTCCGTCATCGCGGCCTTGGCGGAAGGGATCCCGGTGCCGCTGAACGTGCTGGCGGTCCCCGGCCTCTCGGCCGGCGAGACGGCCCGGCTCGGCGTCCGCCGCGTGAGCACGGGGTCGCTGCCCTACCGCGCCGCCCTGGACGCGGCCGTCGGCGCGGCCACCGCCGTCAGGGACGGCCGGGCCGTGCCCGCCGCGACCCCGTACGCGGACGCGCAGGCCCGGCTCGTCCGCTACGCCGCACGTGGCGGCGACGCGGCCGGGTAA
- the proS gene encoding proline--tRNA ligase: protein MTPQSEDFSAWYNELVAKAQLVDRGPARGTMVIRPYGYRLWELLQAELDRRIKDTGHENAYFPMLIPESYLRREAEHVEGFSPELAVVTHAGGKELEEPLIVRPTSETIIGEMMAKWVSSHRDLPLLLNQWANVVRWELRPRMFLRTTEFLWQEGHTAHADEADAMRETMLALDLYTEVARDIAAIPVVPGEKTPGERFAGAVRTYTIEGMMRDGKALQAGTSHYMGTNFAEAFDIRYTSDAGRLEPCHTTSWGMTTRMIGAVIMTHGDDKGLVLPPRLAPYQVVVVPIGRGDQVERTSAAARELADRLKAAGVRVHVDDRAQLSPGFRFNDWELRGVPVRLELGPRDLESGTVVMVRRLGDEGKQSVPLSSAPDVIPGVLEEFQDFLLRRATGFRDGHTAAADSWDAFVEVVASGWASALHCGAPACEDDIKAKTAATPRCIPLDGAAETGRCVHCREPSAYGKRVLFGRAY, encoded by the coding sequence GTGACACCTCAGAGTGAGGACTTCTCGGCCTGGTACAACGAGCTGGTGGCCAAGGCCCAGCTCGTGGACCGGGGCCCGGCGAGAGGCACCATGGTCATCCGACCGTACGGCTACCGTCTCTGGGAGCTGCTCCAGGCCGAGCTCGACCGCCGGATCAAGGACACCGGTCACGAGAACGCCTACTTCCCGATGCTCATCCCCGAAAGCTACCTCCGGCGCGAGGCCGAGCACGTCGAGGGCTTCTCGCCCGAGCTGGCCGTGGTGACGCACGCCGGCGGCAAGGAGCTGGAAGAGCCGCTGATCGTCCGGCCCACGTCGGAGACGATCATCGGCGAGATGATGGCCAAGTGGGTCTCCTCCCACCGCGACCTGCCGCTGCTGCTGAACCAGTGGGCCAACGTCGTGCGCTGGGAGCTGCGGCCCCGCATGTTCCTGCGCACGACCGAGTTCCTCTGGCAGGAGGGCCACACCGCGCACGCCGACGAGGCGGACGCCATGCGCGAGACGATGCTCGCCCTCGACCTGTACACGGAGGTGGCCCGCGACATCGCGGCGATCCCGGTCGTCCCCGGGGAGAAGACCCCCGGCGAGCGCTTCGCGGGCGCGGTGCGCACGTACACCATCGAGGGCATGATGCGGGACGGCAAGGCGCTGCAGGCCGGCACGTCCCACTACATGGGCACGAACTTCGCCGAGGCCTTCGACATCCGCTACACCTCCGACGCCGGCCGTCTCGAACCGTGCCACACCACGTCGTGGGGCATGACCACCCGCATGATCGGCGCGGTCATCATGACCCACGGCGACGACAAGGGCCTGGTGCTGCCGCCCCGGCTGGCCCCCTACCAGGTGGTCGTGGTGCCGATCGGGCGCGGCGACCAGGTGGAGCGCACCTCGGCGGCGGCGCGCGAGCTCGCGGACCGGCTGAAGGCGGCGGGCGTCCGCGTCCACGTCGACGACCGCGCCCAGCTCTCCCCCGGGTTCCGGTTCAACGACTGGGAGCTGCGCGGCGTCCCCGTCCGCCTGGAGCTCGGCCCGCGCGACCTGGAGTCCGGCACCGTGGTCATGGTCAGGAGGCTCGGGGACGAGGGCAAGCAGAGCGTGCCGCTCTCCTCGGCGCCGGACGTCATCCCGGGCGTGCTGGAGGAGTTCCAGGATTTCCTGCTGCGCCGGGCGACCGGCTTCCGGGACGGGCACACCGCCGCCGCCGACTCCTGGGACGCCTTCGTCGAGGTCGTGGCCTCGGGCTGGGCGTCGGCCCTGCACTGCGGCGCGCCCGCGTGCGAGGACGACATCAAGGCGAAGACCGCCGCGACGCCGCGCTGCATCCCGCTCGACGGCGCCGCGGAGACGGGCCGCTGCGTGCACTGCCGCGAGCCGTCGGCGTACGGCAAGCGCGTCCTCTTCGGCCGCGCCTACTGA
- a CDS encoding DUF2218 domain-containing protein has translation MLNTSDAGRAIPAARCGVVTLDQGPRLPSSTAYVATTRPARYIKQLVSHMGNKISTELADDGRGTLTFGPQDLCVLTVSEHQDHLVMIAASGDEEGLARVRDVVTRHLVRFATQEELNVEWSPFVTADTMHMVDPVISDYALTHSTPPDDVLRDLIVRTRDVTGGRAAMQVSHDEGTLLTILTRMAGARNAVEVGVFTGYSSICIARGLAEGGRLLACDVSEEWTAIAREFWERAGVADRIDLKLGPAADTLRALPPDPVIDIAFIDADKGNYPVYYEEIVTRLRPGGVVVLDNVLLGARVADPAYQEPHHRAVRALNNQITQDERVDAVMLPFRDGLTIARKR, from the coding sequence GTGTTGAATACCTCCGACGCCGGGCGGGCCATACCCGCGGCCCGGTGCGGAGTCGTCACTCTAGACCAAGGACCTCGATTGCCCTCTTCGACGGCATATGTCGCCACAACCCGCCCAGCCCGCTATATCAAGCAGCTCGTCTCGCACATGGGCAACAAGATTTCCACGGAGCTCGCGGACGACGGCAGGGGGACGCTCACGTTCGGCCCCCAGGACTTGTGCGTGCTCACCGTCTCCGAGCACCAGGACCACCTGGTCATGATCGCCGCCTCCGGGGACGAGGAGGGGCTGGCGCGTGTGCGGGACGTCGTCACGCGCCACCTCGTGCGCTTCGCCACCCAGGAGGAGCTGAACGTCGAGTGGTCGCCGTTCGTGACGGCCGACACGATGCACATGGTGGACCCCGTCATCAGCGACTACGCGCTGACGCACTCCACGCCCCCGGACGACGTGCTGCGGGACCTGATCGTCAGGACCCGGGACGTCACCGGCGGCCGGGCCGCCATGCAGGTGTCCCACGACGAGGGAACCCTGCTGACCATCCTGACGCGCATGGCGGGCGCGCGGAACGCGGTCGAGGTCGGCGTGTTCACCGGCTACTCCTCGATCTGCATCGCCCGGGGGCTGGCCGAGGGCGGCCGCCTGCTCGCGTGCGACGTCAGCGAGGAGTGGACGGCCATCGCCCGGGAGTTCTGGGAGCGCGCCGGCGTCGCCGACCGCATCGACCTGAAGCTGGGCCCGGCCGCCGACACCCTGCGCGCGCTGCCCCCCGACCCGGTCATCGACATCGCCTTCATCGACGCCGACAAGGGCAACTACCCCGTGTACTACGAGGAGATCGTCACCCGCCTGCGCCCGGGCGGCGTCGTCGTGCTGGACAACGTCCTCCTGGGCGCCCGCGTCGCCGACCCGGCCTACCAGGAGCCCCACCACCGCGCCGTCCGCGCCCTCAACAACCAGATCACCCAGGACGAACGGGTAGACGCGGTAATGCTCCCCTTCCGCGACGGCCTCACCATCGCCCGCAAACGCTGA